One genomic segment of Streptomyces sp. RKND-216 includes these proteins:
- a CDS encoding IS481 family transposase codes for MTRSSQGIEPPSDPERFNRVRSGRPVAHVAAEMGISRATAHKWVHRWRAEGEPGLCDRPSRPHTTPHRTDADTEARVCRLRTERKLGPARIGPILGMPPSTVHRILTRHGLHRLAWMDRPTGRIIRRYERERPGELVHVDVKKLGRIPDGGGWRVHGRAESRLTKTGVGFDYIHSVVDDYTRLAYSEVHPDEKAATCAGFLRRAAAHFAALGIDRIERVLTDNAWSYRKSTLWKQSLIYLGATSKRTRPYRPQTNGKVERFNRTLLDEWAYLRPYTSNEQRTAALQDFLHTYNHHRCHTALGGQPPISRVNNAPGQYT; via the coding sequence ATGACTCGATCCTCTCAGGGAATTGAGCCTCCATCAGACCCGGAACGGTTCAATCGTGTCCGTTCCGGCCGCCCGGTGGCCCATGTGGCTGCGGAGATGGGCATATCCCGGGCCACGGCCCACAAGTGGGTCCACCGGTGGCGAGCCGAGGGCGAGCCGGGCCTGTGTGACCGCCCCAGCCGCCCGCACACGACACCGCACCGCACCGATGCCGATACCGAAGCACGGGTCTGCCGGCTGCGGACCGAACGCAAACTCGGACCCGCCCGCATCGGCCCGATCCTGGGCATGCCGCCCTCGACCGTGCACCGGATCCTCACCCGGCACGGCCTGCACCGGCTGGCCTGGATGGACCGGCCAACCGGGCGCATCATTCGCCGCTACGAACGCGAGCGGCCCGGCGAGCTGGTGCACGTGGACGTGAAGAAACTCGGGCGGATTCCCGACGGCGGCGGCTGGCGTGTCCACGGCCGCGCGGAAAGCCGCCTGACCAAGACCGGAGTCGGCTTCGACTACATCCACTCCGTCGTCGACGACTACACCCGCCTCGCCTACAGCGAGGTCCACCCCGATGAGAAGGCCGCCACCTGCGCAGGCTTCCTCCGCCGAGCCGCCGCCCACTTCGCCGCCCTCGGCATCGACCGCATCGAAAGGGTGCTGACCGACAACGCCTGGTCCTACCGCAAGAGCACCCTCTGGAAGCAGTCCCTGATCTACCTCGGCGCCACCAGCAAACGCACCCGCCCTTACCGACCGCAGACCAACGGCAAGGTCGAACGCTTCAACCGCACCCTGCTCGACGAATGGGCCTACCTGCGGCCCTACACCAGCAACGAGCAGCGGACCGCAGCTCTGCAAGACTTCCTGCACACCTACAACCACCACCGCTGCCACACCGCACTCGGCGGCCAGCCACCGATCAGCCGTGTGAACAACGCTCCGGGTCAATACACCTAG
- a CDS encoding IS3 family transposase (programmed frameshift) — MTRPSPYPPELRERAVRMVAEVRPNYPTEWAAMKAVAAKLGIGAAETVRTWVRKAQVDAGQRPGVTSEEAAEIKRLKAENAELKRANEILKAASGFLRGRARPATQALVAFIDEFKQVFGVEPICRVLTGHGLQIATSTYYAAKNRPPSPRSVRDTELKEHIGRVHADNYGVYGIRKVWRQLDREGIPVARCTVARLMRELGLQGARRGRKIRTTVRDEGHERAADLLNRDFTARGPNQRWVADFTHVRTWNGVVYVAFVVDVYSRTIVGWSAATSKRAKLVLDALDMALWRRDRAGTPAGPGLIHHSDAGSQYTSFAFTTHLVAAGLDASIGSVGDALDNALMESQIGLFKTELIKPRTTWKTLAEIEVATAEWVDWFNHHRIHTAIGDIPPAECEATYYAQHQPQPAAGASP, encoded by the exons ATGACCCGTCCGTCCCCCTACCCTCCCGAGCTTCGTGAGCGTGCGGTCCGCATGGTCGCGGAGGTCCGCCCGAACTACCCGACCGAGTGGGCCGCGATGAAAGCGGTCGCCGCAAAGCTCGGAATCGGTGCGGCGGAGACCGTGCGGACCTGGGTCCGGAAAGCCCAGGTCGACGCCGGCCAGCGGCCGGGGGTCACTTCTGAAGAAGCCGCCGAGATCAAGCGCCTCAAGGCCGAGAACGCCGAGCTGAAGAGGGCGAACGAGATCCTCAAGGCCGCATCGG GCTTTCTTCGCGGCCGAGCTCGACCGGCCACACAGGCGCTCGTAGCCTTCATCGACGAGTTCAAGCAGGTGTTCGGTGTCGAGCCGATCTGCCGTGTCCTGACCGGACACGGACTGCAGATCGCAACCAGCACCTACTACGCGGCCAAGAACCGCCCGCCCAGCCCCCGATCCGTCCGGGACACAGAACTGAAGGAGCACATCGGCCGCGTCCACGCCGACAACTACGGCGTCTACGGCATCCGGAAGGTGTGGCGGCAACTGGACCGTGAGGGCATACCGGTGGCCCGTTGCACCGTGGCCCGGCTGATGCGTGAACTCGGCCTTCAGGGCGCCAGACGTGGAAGGAAGATCCGCACCACGGTGCGCGACGAGGGACACGAGCGGGCCGCTGACCTGCTGAATCGCGACTTCACCGCGCGTGGCCCCAACCAGCGGTGGGTCGCGGACTTCACCCACGTGCGCACCTGGAACGGCGTGGTCTACGTCGCCTTCGTAGTCGACGTGTACTCCCGCACGATCGTCGGCTGGTCAGCGGCCACCAGCAAACGAGCCAAGCTCGTCCTGGACGCTCTCGACATGGCGCTGTGGCGACGCGACCGGGCCGGCACGCCGGCCGGGCCCGGGCTGATACATCACTCCGACGCCGGCAGCCAGTACACGTCCTTCGCCTTCACCACGCACCTGGTGGCCGCCGGTCTCGACGCCTCGATCGGCAGCGTCGGTGACGCCCTGGACAACGCGCTCATGGAATCTCAGATCGGCCTGTTCAAGACCGAACTGATCAAACCCCGTACTACCTGGAAGACCCTCGCCGAGATCGAGGTCGCCACCGCGGAATGGGTCGACTGGTTCAACCACCACCGCATCCACACCGCGATCGGCGACATCCCGCCCGCCGAATGCGAAGCCACCTACTACGCTCAGCACCAGCCGCAACCGGCGGCTGGAGCCAGTCCATAG
- a CDS encoding DUF3253 domain-containing protein, translating to MVERDEQLDQRLERAIVSLLQRRAETASICPSDAAREVYEGDGEGWRALMEAARRAAWRLEAAGTVEVTQAGRPVTETEVRGPIRIRLTRR from the coding sequence GTGGTGGAGAGGGATGAGCAGCTCGACCAGCGGCTGGAGCGGGCCATCGTGAGCCTGCTGCAGCGCCGTGCCGAGACTGCTTCGATCTGCCCGTCCGACGCCGCACGCGAGGTCTACGAGGGTGACGGCGAGGGCTGGCGGGCCCTGATGGAAGCGGCCCGCCGGGCGGCTTGGCGTCTGGAAGCGGCCGGCACGGTCGAGGTGACCCAGGCTGGGCGGCCCGTCACGGAGACTGAGGTGCGGGGGCCTATCCGTATCCGGCTGACACGTCGGTAG
- a CDS encoding lysophospholipid acyltransferase family protein, with product MLNRIAATLVPAAGRLSVTTDPDAAFAPGSILAANHTSLADPAIVVAALHRLGIEPVVMAAAGLWRIPLLGCALTRGGHIPVRRGHRRAADALDAAADALSKGRLVLIYAEGGLPLRRGAAEAAPGTFRSGLVRLAERTGAPVVPVGQAGARRVTSGGAVKQLAGLVTAPLRRPDLHVHVGAPLALTGDHPARTARAHGAVTTAWRVAASRLGEPAALAA from the coding sequence ATGCTCAACCGCATCGCTGCCACGCTGGTGCCCGCCGCAGGCCGGCTGTCGGTCACCACCGACCCCGATGCCGCATTCGCGCCGGGCAGCATCCTCGCTGCCAACCACACCTCCCTCGCCGATCCCGCCATCGTGGTCGCCGCCCTGCACCGCCTCGGTATCGAGCCGGTCGTCATGGCAGCCGCGGGACTGTGGCGCATTCCCCTGCTGGGGTGCGCTCTCACCCGCGGAGGACACATCCCGGTTCGTCGCGGACACCGGCGCGCCGCGGACGCGCTCGACGCCGCAGCCGACGCCCTGAGCAAGGGGCGGCTGGTCCTGATCTACGCCGAAGGGGGCTTGCCCCTGCGGCGGGGTGCCGCGGAAGCGGCACCGGGCACCTTCCGCAGCGGTCTGGTGCGGCTCGCCGAACGCACCGGTGCCCCCGTCGTCCCCGTCGGTCAGGCCGGCGCTCGCCGGGTCACCTCGGGCGGCGCCGTCAAGCAGCTCGCAGGGCTGGTCACGGCGCCGTTGCGCCGGCCGGACCTGCATGTGCACGTGGGCGCGCCACTGGCCCTGACCGGCGACCACCCCGCGAGAACGGCCCGGGCCCACGGGGCGGTGACCACCGCATGGCGTGTGGCCGCATCCCGCCTCGGCGAACCCGCTGCGCTCGCCGCATGA
- a CDS encoding DUF4397 domain-containing protein gives MSYIRKSTAVAAALGTCALGLTAAAPAGASEQDKAMVSVFHGVPGMTVDVYAGDKELIPDFEPGTLTEPLPLAAGSYDLKVFPDGADPKSDDPAIEKTVEVPAGANATVAAHLSADGEPQLTAFVNDTAKVDAGKSRLTVRHVAAAPAVDVRANDKAVFKDLTNPNEKSGVVDAGTVSADVTLAGTDDVAIGPADLTLKEGTSNIVYAWGSAEEDNLALKVQTLSGMHSEPGGVEAGMGDTQAGTNSAALWLAGSAGAAALAAGALALRQRRQTAAASRH, from the coding sequence ATGTCGTACATCCGCAAGAGCACCGCCGTTGCGGCTGCTCTCGGCACCTGCGCCCTCGGCCTGACCGCCGCTGCACCCGCCGGCGCCTCCGAGCAGGACAAGGCCATGGTGTCCGTCTTCCACGGGGTCCCGGGGATGACCGTGGACGTCTACGCCGGCGACAAGGAGCTGATCCCGGACTTCGAGCCGGGCACGCTGACGGAGCCCCTGCCGCTGGCGGCCGGCAGCTACGACCTGAAGGTCTTCCCCGACGGCGCCGACCCGAAGTCGGACGACCCCGCGATCGAGAAGACCGTCGAGGTGCCCGCCGGAGCCAACGCCACCGTCGCCGCTCATCTGAGTGCCGACGGCGAGCCGCAACTGACCGCGTTCGTCAACGACACCGCGAAGGTGGACGCCGGCAAGTCCCGCCTGACGGTGCGGCACGTCGCCGCCGCCCCGGCCGTGGATGTGCGGGCGAACGACAAGGCCGTGTTCAAGGACCTGACCAACCCGAACGAGAAGTCCGGCGTGGTGGACGCGGGCACCGTCTCGGCAGACGTGACGCTCGCCGGGACCGATGACGTGGCCATCGGCCCGGCCGACCTGACCCTGAAGGAAGGCACGAGCAACATCGTCTACGCCTGGGGCAGCGCCGAGGAGGACAACCTCGCGCTCAAGGTGCAGACGCTCTCCGGGATGCACTCCGAACCGGGCGGCGTCGAGGCCGGCATGGGCGACACGCAGGCCGGCACCAACTCCGCAGCCCTCTGGCTGGCCGGCTCCGCAGGTGCGGCCGCCCTGGCGGCCGGCGCCCTGGCACTGCGTCAGCGCCGGCAGACGGCCGCGGCCTCCCGTCACTGA
- a CDS encoding class F sortase, translated as MRRRLPPVRAALTAAVLCTAAATAFVLLPGGGPPPDFGTRTTGDTRSAEAPAPAPHSTPPSASGAGRPGTDALPTGPPAEPASIRIDRVGLAARVEPVGVLENGTVEVPTSPDSAGWYRFGVAPGKDRGSAVLVGHVDHATGELGEFAALYDVRAGDEVSIRRDGADRARYRITAREVVDQERLPSGLFRREGPPVLTLITCAPPYDEGTGYRNNLVVTAEPRQRA; from the coding sequence ATGCGACGACGCCTGCCGCCGGTCCGGGCAGCCCTCACTGCCGCGGTGCTCTGCACCGCGGCAGCGACGGCGTTCGTCCTGCTGCCCGGAGGCGGTCCGCCGCCGGACTTCGGCACCCGGACGACCGGCGACACCCGCAGCGCCGAGGCGCCCGCTCCGGCCCCCCACTCGACGCCACCGAGCGCGAGCGGAGCAGGGCGACCCGGGACGGACGCGCTGCCGACCGGGCCGCCCGCCGAGCCGGCGAGCATCCGCATCGACCGGGTCGGCCTCGCGGCGCGCGTGGAGCCGGTGGGAGTGCTGGAGAACGGAACGGTGGAAGTCCCCACGTCGCCCGACTCGGCGGGCTGGTACCGCTTCGGCGTCGCACCCGGCAAGGACCGCGGATCCGCGGTGCTCGTGGGACATGTCGACCATGCCACCGGGGAGCTCGGGGAGTTCGCTGCTCTCTACGACGTCCGTGCAGGCGACGAGGTATCGATCCGCCGGGACGGAGCGGACCGGGCGCGGTACCGCATCACCGCACGCGAGGTCGTCGACCAGGAACGGCTGCCGTCCGGACTGTTCCGCCGGGAAGGGCCTCCGGTGCTCACCCTCATCACCTGCGCTCCCCCGTACGACGAGGGGACCGGCTACCGGAACAACCTGGTCGTCACCGCAGAACCCCGGCAGCGGGCATGA
- a CDS encoding anti-sigma factor — translation MRHIDPADLAAHALDGQAATLAPWQTGHLRHCDACIERLASFQRVAHAGRSLTAEDLPVPAPPRVWEALLADVTKDARTRGATRGDTGGASAATDRETPAATGLTRNRRTWRTSRCLAGVASVVCLVLGGAAAGSAATWWEMRQPETSPTAAGARALTPPKAGGAGGTGEARGEVQLVRDGAPGRVRVTVHGLPSTAGYYEVWLMDRTHRKLIPLGTLGTGGSSTLTLPKGVDTDVYALLDVSAQPYDGTTAHSGRSVVRGSLPLTGRGGAAGA, via the coding sequence GTGCGTCACATCGATCCGGCAGACCTCGCGGCACACGCATTGGACGGGCAGGCGGCGACCCTCGCTCCGTGGCAGACCGGCCACCTGCGTCACTGCGACGCCTGCATCGAGCGACTCGCGTCCTTCCAGCGGGTCGCACACGCCGGGCGGTCGCTGACGGCGGAAGACCTCCCGGTACCGGCGCCGCCCAGGGTGTGGGAAGCGCTGCTGGCCGACGTGACGAAGGACGCCCGTACGCGGGGTGCCACGCGGGGTGACACGGGCGGGGCATCCGCTGCCACCGACCGCGAGACGCCCGCCGCGACGGGGCTCACCCGCAACCGGCGCACCTGGCGGACCTCTCGCTGCCTGGCCGGCGTCGCCTCCGTCGTCTGCCTGGTGCTGGGCGGCGCCGCCGCGGGCAGTGCCGCAACCTGGTGGGAGATGCGGCAGCCCGAGACGTCACCCACAGCGGCCGGGGCACGAGCCCTCACCCCACCGAAGGCGGGCGGGGCGGGCGGGACCGGCGAGGCGCGGGGCGAGGTGCAGCTCGTGCGGGACGGCGCGCCGGGCCGCGTCCGGGTGACGGTGCACGGTCTGCCGTCCACGGCCGGGTACTACGAGGTGTGGCTCATGGACCGCACACACCGGAAGCTGATTCCGCTCGGCACCCTGGGCACGGGAGGCAGCTCCACACTCACCCTTCCGAAGGGAGTCGACACCGACGTGTACGCCCTGCTGGACGTATCGGCCCAGCCGTATGACGGCACCACGGCCCACTCGGGTAGGAGCGTGGTCCGCGGTTCCCTGCCGCTGACCGGCCGGGGCGGTGCGGCCGGTGCCTGA
- a CDS encoding lycopene cyclase family protein — translation MPDVDVAIVGAGAAGLSLARMLADPPPAAPRLTVLLIETPLRRLRPPERTWCFWHDEPGELEALATASWPRVRVHGPTGRVVASDISPMRYLMIRSPSYERETDRRLAAVRTLSRLDATVTGIDSGQREARVHCTAPDGAERTVCARWVFDSRPHALPPARTLLWQHFRGWFLRTEHSAFDPGAAVLMDLRTEQPQEGLSFGYVLPFSTREALVEYTEFSRRPLTVAQYDEALRRYTGKVLGLGRFEVEATEQGAIPMTDGRFPRRVGASVFRIGTAGGATRPSTGYTFTAAQRQVRAVADALFAGRTPTPPPAHTARSRAMDAVMLRALDAGRVDGAAFFERLFTRNDTRRLLRFLDGTTTPFEDLRVGASTPVLPMLRTVAELPWLRPRPPTTT, via the coding sequence GTGCCTGACGTCGACGTCGCGATCGTAGGGGCAGGAGCGGCGGGTCTCTCCCTCGCACGGATGCTGGCCGACCCGCCGCCGGCAGCCCCTCGGCTGACGGTCCTTCTCATCGAGACGCCACTCAGGCGGCTGCGCCCGCCCGAGCGGACGTGGTGCTTCTGGCACGATGAACCGGGAGAACTCGAAGCGCTCGCCACGGCGTCCTGGCCGAGGGTCCGCGTGCACGGACCCACCGGCCGCGTCGTCGCATCGGACATCTCGCCGATGCGCTACCTGATGATCCGCTCTCCCTCCTACGAGCGGGAAACCGACCGCCGCCTCGCGGCCGTTCGCACCCTTTCCCGTCTCGATGCCACGGTCACCGGCATCGACTCCGGGCAGAGGGAGGCACGCGTGCACTGCACGGCACCGGACGGAGCGGAGCGTACGGTGTGCGCCCGGTGGGTCTTCGACTCCCGTCCACACGCCCTGCCTCCGGCACGGACCCTGCTGTGGCAGCACTTCCGGGGCTGGTTCCTGCGCACGGAGCACTCCGCGTTCGATCCGGGAGCCGCGGTGCTGATGGATCTGCGCACCGAACAGCCGCAGGAGGGCCTGTCCTTCGGCTACGTCCTCCCTTTCAGCACACGTGAAGCCCTGGTGGAGTACACCGAGTTCTCCCGCAGACCCCTGACCGTGGCGCAGTACGACGAGGCCCTGCGCCGTTACACGGGGAAGGTCCTGGGGCTCGGCCGCTTCGAGGTCGAGGCGACCGAGCAGGGCGCCATCCCGATGACGGACGGCCGCTTCCCCCGGCGCGTCGGTGCTTCCGTCTTCCGCATCGGTACGGCCGGCGGCGCGACGCGGCCCTCCACCGGCTACACGTTCACCGCCGCGCAGCGCCAGGTGCGCGCGGTGGCCGACGCCCTGTTCGCCGGCCGCACTCCCACGCCCCCTCCCGCGCACACGGCGAGGTCCCGGGCGATGGACGCGGTGATGCTGCGCGCCCTGGACGCCGGCCGGGTGGACGGCGCCGCGTTCTTCGAGCGGTTGTTCACGCGTAACGACACCAGGCGGTTACTGCGTTTTCTGGACGGAACGACGACACCGTTCGAAGACCTGCGGGTCGGGGCGAGCACCCCGGTGCTGCCCATGCTCCGCACCGTGGCCGAACTTCCCTGGCTGCGGCCCCGACCGCCCACGACGACCTGA